AAATACTGAGCAAACTTGTGACAGTGAAAAGATAAGAGAGAATCACATCAAAATATGGAAGGAAGCAAAGAATAAGATGGTTACAGACCTAGACTATGACATGTATGCTTCTTCTTACCACGTTTCCCGACATTCATCATTTTTTCCACCGACTTTTCAATCTGAATTCACTCTCTTCCGTAAATATAATCAATTATTACTCCCTCCATCCTATTTTAGTCGTGGATTTGTGCTGGTCAAATTAACTTAAATTTTATCGaagtttattaataatttataactgaacaaaataaaaaaattatatcaccCGAAAGTAGATttctactttaatatataattttcagttTTTTGAAATAATATAAGAGTAATATTTAATTTTTGGTCAAAAATTGGTCAATTTAATTTCTATAAAAGAAAATGTGACAACTAaaatgggatggagggagtattatttttaatatttggtCAAATAATTTCTACAGTCTAGTCAAATTCAAGATGTGATATTATTACACTATTACTATGGTCTTGCTTATTGTTTTCAACCTATCTCTATTTTGAACTGGTTGTTTTGATATTGGGTTACTTGTAAGCTTTGTCTTTTGTCTTTGAAGTAACTGTTTCCTTCTGATTTTATGAACCAGATTGTTTTTAGTTTCATTCTACCCACATATCTTTCGAAAGTTTTACTATTGTCTAGTACATAAATAGTACTATTACATTGATAAACCAAACTTAAAGTACattaaattataaaatgttcACAAGTATAAATGTTTTTTATGTATTTAATCAAGTGTGGATAATTCAGTTTACAATCTCATTAAATAGAATATCCAACAATTTAATTTTGCAAATCATAATATTTATGAATGTGGAAAGAAAACGATAAATTCCAATTATTGTAAACCAAAAACCATTTTTATTTGTCAAAAAAATAATCCTTTTTTAGATATTGTTGTTCTGCATTTGAGCTCTAAAGCTAATCTCACCTTAACCATATTTTCGCTGTCTCAAAACTTTTGTTTAAAATGGCCCAAATATTTTGGTTCAGCGTACAGTCATATCGTTTACTGCAGTCTGAAAGATTTGACTTATTCGATATTCTGGGTTCTGTTAACTATATGATCTTATTAGaccttcctctaacaccttaaaaTTTTAGATAAACTGATTATTCAATATGTTATAGAGCTTAGACTGGCTGAAGAACTAAGATTCGATTTCTAGTCACCCTCAGTATTCTCACAATATGTGAACACTAAAAAGGcaattaatacccaaaaatgaATGACGGTGTTTGGTTACTCAACAGGTTCTGCTCATTTTCACTTCCAAGTGCCAACAGTCCCCTCCTAGTTTCCCATTCTAAAATCTCTAGTCCATATCTCAAAGTCAAATATATTGTTCAAAATTTTAAGTAATCGAGCAAGATGGTCGagttaataatttaaaaattaattaaaaatttagaATTAATCGGAATAAAAATATggtatattataatattaaattatatttaatgtATTATTATGACCATAatagttatttattaacaaaaatatacttattacatcataatttctataattaatcaaatttaaattaatataatattttaagtttaataaataattatctatacttCAATAAAGGAAAATTCGTAAatattaatcggatttcaaaaatcgAATCGGCTGAGTATTTTGCAGGGGATTAATCGGTTGAATCGGAAATTTTTAGAACATTACTCAAAATATAAATATGGATAACCTAGtgtaaaaaatattaattaaaatatatcTGATTAATATAGTACCATCATTATTATAGAAATTAGCcagttttttaaaaaattgtcgataaatttataaaaaatgttCAACCAATTTGATTAATCGTCGAAAATTCATTGATAAAttcttcaatttttttaattatcACCTATAAgttatatacatacatatatatatatatatatatatatatatatatatatatatataaaaatcaACCCATTAGTTCCATTTTTCCAAATATTTAATCACGAGAACAGTGTATTGAAATTAATTAACCATAGTAATATTATGGGTCATCTCCTCGAAACATATCTACATATTACATAGGCCATTCTTCTGAAAAACGTAAATCGGCGTTATTCGGTAGAGTAATTAATCGAATAATTGGTGATTAATCGGATGtgtttaataaaatataaaaataaataatttattatactaaatatattaatttaagaAAATAGTGCAGGGATTAATCGAATTATATAATTGAATTGacataatatattaaaataattaatcggGTAATTAATCCATAAAATGGGTGATTTTTAGATTTTTAGAATAGAGAGGTAGCTATTTATCTATAAACTTTACTTATACTCTCTCTACACTCTCCAGTCTCCACTCCGGGACATCTCCCACTCTGTCTAGCTCTTCTCTCGTCCTCCTCAATATAATATAAAGTGACTAGTGATACAATCCAGTGCTAAAcaaaccaaaaacaaaacaaaaatgtCCTCAGACTCTGGCGAAAAaccagcaacagcagcagcaaaGAGATTTCTCCAGACAGGAACAACTAAACCACAAGAAACCGAACCATTACCATGCCCACGTTGTGAATCAATCAACACTAAATTTTGCTACTACAACAACTACAATCTAGGCCAACCTCGTTACTTCTGCAAGTCATGCCGTCGTTACTGGACTCAAGGTGGCACTCTTCGTAATGTCCCTGTTGGCGGTGGCACCCGCAAGTCTTCTGTCAAGAAATCTCGCTCTGTCTCCACCTCCATTGTCTCCGTTCCTGCTGGTTTAGCCTGCAATGATTTGGTGCAAGAGATGCCTGTTATGAACCAGGATATGGGGCATCAGGTTAATGAATTTAATCTTAACCAGGCTGTTTTAGAAGATCCTATGGCTGGGCTTGAGCTTGGTTTTGATATGTCTCCTTGGGAATGGTCGATGATAAAAGTTGGTGGAGAAAATGATGAAAGTGGTGGTGGTGCAATGGTGGCTCCTGGTGGGGGTTGCAACACGTGGCAAGTTGAAAATGTGATGGGTGATGGAGAATACTATTGCTGGTCTGATCTTGCTATGTCCACTCCTGGAAATGGTGTCAAATAATTCTCAGTTTTCATGCTTGTTTTATTTAAGTTCTAACTTTACTAGTTCTTGTGGATTTTATAAATATCTACTAAATATTGTATGTGATATGATCATATGAATATGAAAAATACCAatctgtctctctctctcgatctctctctctctttctctcgaTGCATCATGACTTGTGTTGTGTTATGAACTTGTTAGATGAATCATTCGGGAAATTAAGCAATTTGTATTTCATGGTTTAATTTAATCATATGTTTTATGTGCCTGATTAGGGGTCTGATTTGTTTTTGACAGAGACATGTTTAGAATCCAAGTAAAAGAACTGATCCTGCTTCCTAAGCTGTTTGGTACTTTGGCTTATTCGTTTACCAATCTCAACTATACCTTATTGGCTTGTTGAAAGTTCTTCCAATGCTTTCATAGTCTAGTGTCTAGTGAAGTCTTGTCTATTTTATTTTCCTGTTTCTGTACGAGTTCTAAATTCTAATCCTTCAACCTCTAGTGATATTCACCCTAAGATGATTGTTGCAGTACATTTTTCGTGAACAATAATTGTGTATCTCTTACGGATCATATTGAAAATTGAAAATGCATAACTTATTTAAAAACTTGCTGACCGTTCACGAACAAATTTGAGTTTGGCTCATTAGGGGCTCGGTTGGGTTACGGAATGAATGTTTTTTTGTTCTTTAATGTTGTTGTACTGTTGAATGTATTCAATGACAATGCTGAAAATGAAAAAGTTTAACAAATGTAGTGTATCCACTGAATGGGAAAGATGATTGAAAGCTATCCATTGTTGAATGCTTCAACTTTACTGTATCTGGCCAAACTCAGTACAAAATCAAGAAAATTTTGGCTTGGACTATTTCATTGGTTTAGTATTTGGTATGGAATGCGAATGGCGTGAATGAGAAGAGTTGTTAGTGTGGGGTACCCAAACATAACCCTATGAGCTATGCTCTTGTTCCTACTGTTTACTAGTAGGAGAGTGTCACTCACTGACATTAGCACAAGTTGAAAATATCGGTTCATCTCAACCATTGAAACTGAAATGAGCATAAGATGCTTTCACTGTTTTTGTTTTCTTAATTTTAAGCAAAGCTGAAAATGTGAAAGATTGATACTCGGCACGTGCCTAAAAACGTTTACTttttgtgttggacacgtttgttAATACACATTTTtcattgttaatatctttaataaATATCTTTAATACAGTATTAGTATTAAATAAAAACTTCATTATattaaaatactcaaaaatacgaatccaacaaaatcactcaCGACTATgggtgtgtttggtattgctgttgcagacagcaacagcagcttttcgctgaaaagcagttaaaaaactgtttggtaaaatttaaaagcagcttttcgctgaaaagcagttaaaaaactgtttggtaaaatttaaaagctgcTTTTCTGAAAAGTGTTTTTGGCTTAAAAACTGCTGTTAGAGAAAGTAAGTCCCCCCATGCTTTTAGAAAAAGCTGATTTTCAGCTGTTGCgggaagcagatgctgatttcaccatcaaaccttaccaaaagcatcattatttttaattttttgcatcaaaacatatacgaatcaaaaaaattaccaaacagtcatctgatttttacaatAGCACTTTTTCCAGcagcactttttctaacagcacagcaatttttaacagcaatcccaaacagagcctatgtttgatcttataaattagacgtaaattagtagtcaatcgcttatCACGAACAATAGAGAAAGTCAAAATGGGAAAAACAATATGGGACGAAGGGAGTATAAACCATTGACCATTCATGCTCAACACGGATGAGCAGAAAACCGCAAAAACCGTCCGCACCGCATCAATCCGCACCGCAAAACGTGGTTTTAATTTTcgtggtgcggttgcggtttaaatttttaataaaccgcgcAGTGCGGTGCAGATTgtggttttaaatttctgaaatgcggttcaaaccgcaccgcaatatttaatatatataatacTTATATTTCACGATTACATTTATTAAGTCTGATTTCATTTAACATACTAAGAGTGTTTGCTTAGGGATCATGCAGGACCAATTGTTGCGTGTTGGTCATCCTATTTGTGTTTCTTAAAAAATAATGAGACACATGGTACAAAACCACTTATTTAATAGTGAACTCATTTAATTGCCGAGCCAAACTTCTACGTTAAACTTTACAATGTGaaatttctaatttatattattgaagaatattggcgactttgttatattattcggaaatttaattaaatttaagttttgtatttatttaaaattttcgaaCTTGTAATGTATAAACCGCAATGAACCGCACCACACCGCACCGCATTTTTGTGATGGGTTTATGCGATTTTTGAGGGTACGCGATGCGGTTTGAAAATTTAAACAAACTGCTTATACAGTTTGTTTTGCGGTTTGAGGAAAAACCGCACCGCCCTCCCCCAAATGCTCAACCACCGTAAGTTTCACCACTAAGTGGATGATATGGTGACAAATCAAATCAAACATTTGCCCTAATATCCAAAGTCAGTTCTCAAATTTAAAGAAATACACATATATTATCGTTCTGAGAACCAATATTTTCCTTAAAACTTATACAAATCATCATCCCGAAATGATTTATGAAAGGATGAGATAATGCATATCTTTCCCAACTAGAAAATCGATAAAATGAAAGTCATCAGATTTTAAGAAATACGCGTAAAACTTCTACTTTATAGGATGACCTACCGAATTctataaatttcaaaatttactaaaaataataaaattttataacgTAAAAATTAAATATATCCCCCAATTTCGTCAACTGATTTTATATTATTTGATCCagttcatccaattttttactTTTCACTCATTAAATTAcactttttctttttctctcacCTCGTACCTACCAAAAATAGTGTTCTAAAATTCGGAAATCGTCATTGTTCGATAGAGGTACCTTTCGGCGATTAAACGGATAATCAATGATTAGTCGGAgcattaattgaaattaatttaattaattaaataataatacataaatttttattaaattttcataaaatttacaaaaataatacCGCATTATTACTAGTTCATATTTGATATCTAAGTAATATATACATGTTTTTTATAGTTGATTTATGCataataataaatattcactacTTAGTAGTTATAAAATTAGTAACTACGatatataaattaaatataaattcgTGATATGTTAAAATTAGTTACATAGCAAATCAATTACAGGAAATGAATCAATCGAGTATATTTTCGGGAGAAATAAAAGTAATTTAACTGAAAAAACTTATTCAAGATATTAGGATTTAGGGAGAGTCAGTATATTATTATTAAACTAACTTTATAACCCGTGCAATGCACGAACATGTTTTATAGCGTGTGAATTGATGTTATTTTGATTGTAATTATCGACGATATATTCATGTTGTTTCACGATGGATCGATTAACTAAATATCTCTCTTTATGAAATTGAGATTGATATTTTACTTAACGTGTTTTTTTCTCAAAATGAATTGAATACGCGGAAATGAAATTGAAATATACGatcaaaatataatataaatgaAAGCACACATAtcttatgaaaataattacaACTCATAATAATGAAATATTGCGGAGTTAATTAAATAGTTATTATAATTGTTAACATGGTACAATTAGTGATACAAAATATAATGAATATGAGGTAATCTTACTTTCCATATTAGAGATGTAATGACTGGATATGAAAGACGACACATTAAATATAATATTGTACAATTGATaatataaatacatttttcaatatacatcatttttttatgataaatatattaatagATAGGTCAGTAATCAATGGTAATGAAAATTGAAAAATGGACTAAATTGGTTGAACTACTGATTTACGGTTTATCAAAAATCGAGAATTTATCGAAATGCTAAATCGAAATAATATCGAACatatttttatattctttttaaaatatatatgtaaaataattatatttgagATGTGTAAAATTGCATCTGTACATCCATACTAAGTTATAACATTATTTTGTGTGCATTATTTATTAAGATAATAAGAGTCTTAATAATCTTTATGCATCTCTCTTTTTCTTCCCTTATCTTTTCAGTTTCTATTCGGCAGCCGTCTGATTTCTTCATTTAAAATCGTCATTTTTCAACAACTCGATGCTGAGTatatttcttcttccttttcttctcttCATAGCCTCAAATCGTGTGTTTGATTCGTCAAATTTTGATCGGAAAATTGTTGATTTTGATAAAAAATGGCAAAAATGTTGTATGCTCCGATTTTGCTCAATAGATTGTTTGGTTGTCTTGTAGCAATTTATCGGCgaaatttttgattttgatacCACTGTTGTAATCTTATAACTCTTTTACTTATACCTCTGAAAAAACTTTAAATTGGTTAATGTAAGAAAAATGATTTACCTTACTATTGTAAAATATTAATATAACTGTAATGaacttgatattttaatatttattatatatattcaaaatcttCAAACCAGTCTTAGTTTATATTCGATTTGGTCATATAATAAGAATCTCAACTTTATTATAAACGCTCTCATAACCCACTATTTTATTCACATACAAAGAGAATATCTATTATATTTCTTGAATTTAAAACTTGATACACTAACATTGTCATTTTCAGATTAGCTAACATATTAAATTTATTTgctgaaaataaatttattttatataaagtCTTCAAAAAACAagaatttagtatatatacaagcagatattattttttttttagaTATTAAATTATAGGTTggtaatattcaataataaatggtaacatatataaaattattaatattaatgagttaggtgtaattaatatatgttattaaatatgacaattatttatatttattaaaaagGAGTAATACTGACTTAAGTGTAATTAATACATGATATTAAATTTGATAATTATTTGCATTTATTATTGAGGGGTAAATTAGTAATTTGGAATAAATTGTTTCACCGAACCCGCtatttgctctattatatatataatagatattAACTATTATTTTGAATTTCATTTTTTCTCTAATaagtatttttttttaattaattttcacaTTTTGACCGAACTAACCGATTTTTAACCCGAATTAACTGATTTTTGACCGGCCGTTTGACCCGATTTTTGATTAATCCCAGACCAGACGCGTCCGAAATCCGATTAATCGGTTAATCGGTCAATTTTTAGAACTCTGACCCAAAGTAATATTTGTTTATAAAACGCTGACCAAAAGTAATATTTGTTTAATGTTTTTCTTATCCTCCACGTCCGGACCATCTGTATATAAATGGCCGGAACTAAGGGAGTACAAATCATCATGCGAAGTGATTTCTGGACGGATGAAATATAGCATATCTTACTAGACAACCGATAAATGAAACATCATCAGATAAGGGGGCATGCAGATGCAAACTTTAATTCAGACAAGTCAGACATAAATAATGAGACAATTCCCACAGAGGTTATCAAAGATTGTGAGATTAGTTGAATGCAATAGTGATTATTCGATAGGATTAGAGACATTTTCCAGGTGCAGTTGAAAGGTATATATGTAGGCAACGCTAAATGGCTACACAAGTAATGGCTACACCAGTAATGGCACATTTGCTGAACAGATATAGTGCATCATAGAACACAAGCAAATACACCAGCAGACTATGTAATTTTGATGAATATTATAGGTACAGAGTACAGTTTTCATACTTGTACAAATAAGCATAAGACTAAAACCATGGTACTAGAAAATACATACACAAAATTTATATGCTTTTTAGTTGGGGGGCTTGAAAAACTTGAGCTTAAGACCGCTATTAACCATACTCCAAATACCTCCCATGGAAAAGGCCAGGCTAAATGCAATACCTAGCCAACCAAGGATCCAGTTAAAATACCAGTTGAAGCTGTATTTTGTCGGCTTTTTAATGAGAACCCACATGAAGCAAGGGTAGGCGAATGTGACCGGTAATGTAAGTCCTCCTAACAGACCAGCAAGACTGGACAGGAAAGGCAATGCAACCCCGATGAAGAATGAGATGAATCCGTAGAAGACTCTGAAGCCAGACCTGACCCATATTGAGCAAGGGCGGTTGGTACGACTAGTGTAACCAGCTTCAAAACTGTCGAAAACAGGCATGGAGTAAATTTGGAAACTACTTAAGCAATTGAACACGACTAGAAGAAATGTCACTGCGAGGAGTGGTCTTGAGATGTCATGACTGTGAAATGCAAAGATCGCGTTAAGCATCCCTCCAGAAGGCATCTGCACCAAAAAGCACATTTGCAAATTAATACAAGTATACAACCACACGAAAAAGTTATTAATCTAACAGTGATCTAAACGATAATAAAACGTATTTAATTAATGCAGTTGCTCAAGTGTGAGTTTAGGGGGGTGGATGCAATGGCATATGGCCGAATGCAAGTCGCTCCAGTCAATTTTGTAATTTCTATCGTAATTACAACCAGATAATTTAGAACCTTCACTGGCTCTCTTTCCTTCACAGAGCAACAAAATGTTTTTTGTCGATTTTGATCAGCAACATGTTTCTTAAGTGTTACTGTCATGTCAGTTGTGCTTGAAAGAAAACTTAACCGAAGTAGACTACAGCCAAGTTTAGTGATAAGTTTCTATTGTTTCTGGTCTTTGATGTAGTAAAAAACAGATAAGCAAACATGGTTCTAGTCTTGTAGACTTGAAGTTCGAGTTTAATCTTATGTTGGAATACTCACAAGGTTTCCATAAGCCCAAAAACCTCCAATGGCAACAGGAAACAAGCAGGTAGCAATAAAGAAATATGCAACTTTGGCTCCTCTCCACATTGGCACATGAGCAGGGTGCTTGAAAGTTGATGGCATTGTTGACTGAAGAAGTCACAGATAAATATTTTACTTATAATTAGATGCCACATTCTAATAGAAGTatttcagaaaattaaaaaaaatacatgGTCAATATTCCAACTACAAAAACTCACCTGAATCTCCAGGGCTAAATTATGGCCTCTGAATGCAAATGCGACTATACCTAGTGCATTTAGAACAGAAAAAAGAGAGGCGGAAACCGTAGGAAATGAAAGTGGTTCATAAGAAATTGATGGTGGCCTTTCTTGGCTGACAGAGAGAACCCACACCATAGTCGAGTAGGTGATGGCTGTAATGGCCCCGATAAGAGAGAGTCCTGCAATCGAGTTGAGATTTGGAAGCTGGGATAACACAATGCACAATGAAGTAAACACCAGATACCATTCAACTGTTGTTAATGGATTAGATGAACAAAGAGGACCGCAAACAATCTGGAAGAATAACTTCATAGTCTCCCCTCCAATAAGAATCAGAGCTGTTGCAGTCCCTGCTGATAAGTAGACAGTTGGGAAGAGAGCAAGCCAGACGCCTAATCTTTCCCCTGAAAAAGAATGTTAACATAATTTAAAAACCATGTACAAGTACAACAGATCACCAGTGAGAATTTAATGAAACAAGAATAATATCACTGCAATTCTCAACATTCCGAATCATTTCAGGTTAGCTAAGTTGAGATGTATGAATGAGCAGGTGGTTGCATTGATAAATCACAGGTCACTAGGTtcttttaatatatatataggggCAGTGAATTTATCAAGTTTTCTTACCAAATGCTGCTTGTGCAAGTTCGACATATCTGTTGTATCTCTTCCCAGGAACTGCTTCATGTAGCTGAACAAGAATCCAGAGTGTGTACAATTGCCATATGTAGGCTATGGTTAATGATATTATTCCCCAGCTCCTGAATACATAGAATTACAACCATAAAATAAGTATAATTACTGAGATCAGAAGTTAGCATGATTAAATGGATAAATTTAATGAAATTGCATTCCTTCTCAATAAGCTAGATCTCTTTGTCCGTAGTAAATGAGACCTATCAATGCCATTTACTTATCTAAAAAACAAGTACATGCCATTGAGTTATAGATGTGCAGCTGTATCAAAATACAAGTCCTCAAGACTCAAGAGCATTGCTCCCAGACGAAAATAGTCTACTCCAAAAATACAATTCCTCAGTTTTGTAAATTTGTGTGCTTTTGGCTACTTACTACGTATGTTAGATGTTAAGTGCCACAAACCCTATACAATCACCCAATC
The sequence above is drawn from the Apium graveolens cultivar Ventura chromosome 2, ASM990537v1, whole genome shotgun sequence genome and encodes:
- the LOC141705792 gene encoding dof zinc finger protein DOF3.4-like, producing the protein MSSDSGEKPATAAAKRFLQTGTTKPQETEPLPCPRCESINTKFCYYNNYNLGQPRYFCKSCRRYWTQGGTLRNVPVGGGTRKSSVKKSRSVSTSIVSVPAGLACNDLVQEMPVMNQDMGHQVNEFNLNQAVLEDPMAGLELGFDMSPWEWSMIKVGGENDESGGGAMVAPGGGCNTWQVENVMGDGEYYCWSDLAMSTPGNGVK
- the LOC141706815 gene encoding lysine histidine transporter-like 8; translation: MNMNTSMEERPETELISIPATPRASTPEILTPSGQRSPRLGTSKEGKSSSAWTPTSFISPRFLSPIGTPMKRVLVNMKGYLEEMGHLTKLNPQDAWLPITESRNGNAHYAAFHNLNAGVGFQALVIPVAFSFLGWSWGIISLTIAYIWQLYTLWILVQLHEAVPGKRYNRYVELAQAAFGERLGVWLALFPTVYLSAGTATALILIGGETMKLFFQIVCGPLCSSNPLTTVEWYLVFTSLCIVLSQLPNLNSIAGLSLIGAITAITYSTMVWVLSVSQERPPSISYEPLSFPTVSASLFSVLNALGIVAFAFRGHNLALEIQSTMPSTFKHPAHVPMWRGAKVAYFFIATCLFPVAIGGFWAYGNLMPSGGMLNAIFAFHSHDISRPLLAVTFLLVVFNCLSSFQIYSMPVFDSFEAGYTSRTNRPCSIWVRSGFRVFYGFISFFIGVALPFLSSLAGLLGGLTLPVTFAYPCFMWVLIKKPTKYSFNWYFNWILGWLGIAFSLAFSMGGIWSMVNSGLKLKFFKPPN